The Myripristis murdjan chromosome 17, fMyrMur1.1, whole genome shotgun sequence DNA segment AGGTACTGCACCCATTGAGAATGGATACCAAGTGAAtcagtcatttctctctgtaATACAGCAAGTACGCCTTAAGCGACTCGGGCAGAGGTAAAACCATTATTTGGTCTCTCAGCACGTTAACTTGCTTAAGGATTTCAATGTCGCCAAtgtctctttcctcttcctcctccacctccttgtGCTCCTCCTCGGTCTGCTCCTCCTCGCTCTCCACAGTTTGGGGAATCAGCTGGTTACCGACAAAAACGTACGTGTTGATACGTCGCCGTCGGCAGCGCCTGCGCTTGCGCTTCTGGGGGACTCTTTGCACCAGGCCCTTGTCCTGACTGTCCTCATTGGCCAGGTTTCGGAGAGTGCGGCGGATGTAGATCCGAGACAGATCCTGAAGGCTCCTGACAGTCACAGGGGCTGAGGATGAACAAAGATGACATTAGTCCTTCGGGGCAACACATCAAGAAAAAGAGATAAGAATAATCCAAATGACTTTATCAGTCCATCAAATGGGTCAGCATAAACAAGAGGGGTTGTAAAAGGGAAAATTGTATCTTACCATTTTCAAGGAAAGGATGTAATTGGAATTATGAAGCAGCTGCAGGGCAGGTTTCTTGCGTCAAAGCAAATGTCGCTTCACGAATGCTCTTATcacatcatttcctgttttgcATACTGATGTATTCCCTACTTTACACTTTAAGGATCCTGCATATTGTGAAATAGGAGTGTctgagttttattttgctgaggaaagAGGGTGGAGGACTCACGCAGCTGGACAGCATCATGCTTCTCTCCatcagctctgctctgctggacCAAGGGGGCGAAGGACACAGCCAAGATGTTTTTACTCTCCCATGAGCACTGGCCGGTCCTGGTTATCTGGGTcagctgcacagacagacaaagagctTCACATAAACCGAACGCAACACTGACTCATTATGAAGAATCAAATACCTCACAACAAGCCATCGGTTTGTTTCAGGTATGTGCCACTTGAGAGATTGTAATGAGACCGCGGCTAAACATCGGACAGATGCATGAAATGGGTCACACGTAGCCCAATTTTTGCTTCActtcaatgcttttttttttttttttaaactttggtTGCCTAAAACTGCCCAAAAGCCTTGACCCTGCATCTGTCAAAATCTTTACCCTCCTTTCAGGATACTGTTTGTGTTCTTGCCAAGCGTTTTCTCTGCTGCCTTACCCCCATGTTCTGCATGCCCTCTTACATGCCCCACAGTGTTTCCATATTCAAAACAAGGaacatttttgttaaaatgtatttttatacaaTTTCCTTAACAGGACTGCACCAATCCAGGGGCAGTCATGGCTCAATAATGCATGTGAATGTTGCATAACAAGTGTTACAGGTCAGAGCAActtcactgtgtttttcctcatggGGCCAACATTATgaatgtgtgttgtggtgtttaCTCTGTGGTATGCCAATACCTCACACTACTTACCTGATCCTCTATAGGCATCACTAGGATGCCGCCGATTTTGAGTAGTACTTTCATGTAATTTTCATGATCCTTCTGCACTCCCGCGCCACAATAAATGCGATCATACTGGTGACTGTCTGTTGAGATTTCAAGGCAATTCCCCACCACAAAGACAGGTTCACAGAACTCAAacctgttgtgggaaaaaaaacacaccaatgaAGTGGAATAAAACGCATCAGACAGCCATGAAAAATATTTCCCCCCTCTCAGGCTCATCATCACATTTGTGAAGTGTGAGAGAATTatgcaaaacaaattaacagAATTAAACGCATTCAGATGTATTTAATTTGCAAGACAAAGTCTCAAGGCAAACAGGagttaaatgtttaaaaattggCAGGCAAATTTGTTACTAGCACTTGCAGTTTGACTGCATGCACTCGTACATCCTCTGCAAAGCATAATATTTGAAGCATCTCATGAAGCATACTCACTTATCAAAGCTGTCACTATTCTTTATGAAATCATCCAGTTTCTCTCGTGCATACTCGACCACATCCTTATGGAGCTCAACTCCGTGGTTCACACCGAAGGGCCCTTGAAAACGACAATATTTGGTTTAAAAATGATCATAACAGCATTACGTGCCCAACACCGCCTATTGTGGCATCGTCGCTGCTCATTCCTAGGCTtatactttcacagtaaatttgTTTACCTCGATTTCACAGAATATCTGGACACTTcccacacatgaaaaaaaaaaaaaaaaaaacagcagtgacaaaAGAGACATTGTGCATACCTATGATCAGGCCCGACCATTGTGCTCAGATAGCCGGTGCCGCTGCCCAGATTGAGGAAAGACAGTCCCGGCTGCAGTTTGAGAGCCTCCATCACCTCGGAGTATATGCACGGGCAGACAGGTGGATGTTGCCGTGCTTCCACGCCAAGTCTTTGTAGGCATTGTCCCGGTAGTCGTCCAGGTAGTAGTCGCCGCGGTCAATGGCCCGGAAGGCCTGCTCAACTTTGTCCTGCGGATGTACTGAGCCTCCTTCAGATTGTCGATCAGGTCGTCGTTGTCCTCTCCTGCGCTCACGGCTCCCCCCATGgcgaaaagaaaagggaaacacAAGTGCAGAACTCTTACTCAGGACGAGCGGGATCCTCCTCAGAGTGGCATGGAGATGAGGGGCGGGCTGAAGGGTCCTGCTGCTAAGGATGCCTGGGAAGTCGCTTCACCACCATGGCCAGGCCCGGGCACCGAGGGAGCTGAGGAAGACATACAAACACGTTATGGCAGTAAGCCTGGCGCCTGATGCAGTGTCTGGGTCAGATCTACAAGGACAGGGCTGACATGTTCCTCTTTATCTAATTTTAATAAGATTTCGATTAGACATTCACTGGTGTACAATCATTAGCAGTgtgtttgtcatatttttttccctctgggtCCAAATTCCAGCAATGACAATACATTTTGCAGCATTCTTGCATTTTTCTAAATGACATACTTAGcaacaaatgaaataatttgaTGAAATATATGTGTGCTTTGATTACACGCCCACctcctcacaaacacacacttcctttGATTACTTTTTATTCAATGCATAGCCTATATAGCACTGGGCAATATATATGTTTACTATATTCATAATGTGACATGAGACTTGATATTGTTTGGGATTCTGGAGGTTATAATATCATGATAAGGTGTaaactgttgtcttttcttggttttaaaggctgtgttacaataaagggatgcaatttgcTGAACTTGTTAGGCTGCTCTATATTTGCCTCTACCTCTTAGTCGTCCGTCCACATTAGTAATGATTACTTAGCAAAATAATGTGTGTACATATCTTCTGAACACACCGATAGTCATCCATCAGCACAATATCGAATTGTCATATTTGAATTTATCCAAATAATTTCAAGGCTGCTCATGTGATTTGCAGCTGATCCACACACCCGccaccacaaacacacgctTCCCTTTTATTCTGTATTCAATGTGCAGCCTTTACTCTGTGTTTTAAATGAAGATAGAGTGGAGTACACAGGTACAGGCATATCACTATGACCCTCTCTGACAGAGATGCAACTCCCTGTGAGTAATAAGCTACAGGCTGTGAAATACTCAGCAATAAAATCCCGTCATAGTAAAAAAGAAGTGAGTGAATTCCAAGAGCATGCTGCtatgtaaattttttttatggatgatatgattaaaaaaaatatatccaaCAGCGGCACAGAGTTAGATAAATGTGGACGGCTGGGGATGCAGCAGAGGAAGACGACGAGTCTTGAAttccctctctgccttctcAGCATCTCCACATCTGACTCAGCTAATAAAGATTAAATTCAGAGGTGACTTTGTAGTGGTGGGCCCGGTGAGGTAATTTTCCATTGGCTCTTTCTCGCAGGCAAAAGAATCATTGATTCGCTCACCATCAGTGATAGTACAGCACGTGTTTTTTTGTcctactttttttccccccttctttctttttctttttttctctgacctccctgtaATGCATAGTCCTTTGAGtttcctgcagcagaaataAAGGCCTGCAAAATGGGTCAGGCAAGGTATTTTACAAGCAAATTGCTTTTGGGCATTGCAGTACAGTCTTACCAATGATAATCCACAGTCTTAAAATAGGGTCATTATTCACTCACTGCTCTAAgtcaagtcaaaacaaaaaagcaaggTAAAGCATTTGTAGGTATAGCCAGGCCGGAGTTATatataacacaacaacaacaacaacaacaacaacaacaacaacaacactgcttTCTAAACATGACTCCACTGACTGGGCTATTTACAATGCAGGGGGGGGTGGCCTGGCTTGACCCCCCCTATGTGGAATGAGCATCCATGTCATCTCAGGACATGGACTGGCTGCCATCAACCAATAAGGCCGGCCGACTGAGACGTGCTGGATGACAAAACGCGTAACAGATCCTTGGGCAACACTAAGTCCACTGGTGAAACTCAATAACAAGAGTCTGATCTCCAGGCAGCACTCCAAGATGTGCACGGCTCTGCATCTATGGAGTCTGGGGTAAACTGATAATCGTGCAGGTTGGGATGATTTGCATGAACACGGTGCAAGTTTGGAgcacattcatgcattttttgtgGTGTATTAATATCTTTTAGAGTCCTCCAGATCACAGAATCCATGCATTTTGCGTCGAGCGGTGACAAACACCCCTGCATTGTCTGCTTTCCTTCACTACATGCACTGGCTTTCACAGATGTTTCTTCATCCACCGCGACGCGACTGACATCTCATGAAGCCAATGAGCTTATCGGCTGATCATGTGCTGC contains these protein-coding regions:
- the LOC115375860 gene encoding LOW QUALITY PROTEIN: protein-L-isoaspartate O-methyltransferase domain-containing protein 1-like (The sequence of the model RefSeq protein was modified relative to this genomic sequence to represent the inferred CDS: inserted 2 bases in 2 codons; deleted 1 base in 1 codon), which codes for MGGAVSAGEDNDDLIDNLKEAQYIRXDKVEQAFRAIDRGDYYLDDYRDNAYKDLAWKHGNIHLSXPCIYSEVMEALKLQPGLSFLNLGSGTGYLSTMVGLIIGPFGVNHGVELHKDVVEYAREKLDDFIKNSDSFDKFEFCEPVFVVGNCLEISTDSHQYDRIYCGAGVQKDHENYMKVLLKIGGILVMPIEDQLTQITRTGQCSWESKNILAVSFAPLVQQSRADGEKHDAVQLPPVTVRSLQDLSRIYIRRTLRNLANEDSQDKGLVQRVPQKRKRRRCRRRRINTYVFVGNQLIPQTVESEEEQTEEEHKEVEEEEERDIGDIEILKQVNVLRDQIMVLPLPESLKAYLLYYREK